A window from Tolypothrix sp. NIES-4075 encodes these proteins:
- a CDS encoding putative baseplate assembly protein, which produces MDELINAIRLNDCGCCEGITVQTPVDHDNRPGLVAIAYRVGMYSQFKHSLLAQLSTHSALQALTTREEDDFAIALLDAWAIVADVLTFYQERIANESYLRTATERFSLLQLARLIGYQLRPGVAASTYLAFTLEDAPGVPKIVTIDVGLKVQSVPGKDETPQTFETVEKITARTEWNAIKPRLTQPQILRSSMAEIRFKGLSTNLKRGDGLLIVTETNQTFRRVKSVTTENLAQETRVELEGLSNPFTALSTLYKTPTFGLATQPLNNATIQTQVLGNKWNQTTLESYAEVQGWKLEEFSTAIAALQVYQPPANTGVFVFRSTAALFGYSAPDRPLYGAEGIPQLTDGTLKLQPWTPAASEAKNQLYLDSAYDGITVGSYIAIRRSPDENLIVAKVTQAATTSRTEYGISGKTTRLIIDKDWWNAGTNDFNTIRKTIVYTQSEPLILTEIPIPDEIKDNQITLDRLYEGLKPGHHLILTGEVMNPQGVTRSEVITVKQVNTVSGNTEITLVQSLKNIYIRSTVILNGNAILATHGETVQEVLGSGNASQAYQTFTLRQPPLTYISSDSAPGGAASTLQIRVNELLWHEAPMLYGQHRSDRIYISRLEDNGKTLVEFGDGKTGARLPTGQENIKAIYRKGIGSVGNVKAGQLTTLLSRPLGVKGVTNPGDATGGDRPETRDRARRNAPLTVLTLGRIVSLQDYEDFASAFMGIGKALATWTWNGQCRGVFVTVAGAGGAAIAPDSQTYQNLVSQMKKFSDPYIPLQVQSYRKALFHLKASLKIDPDFIPETVLAEAQVQIKSAFSFEMRAFGQGVALSQVVAVLQSVPGVMAIDVDALYRLDGIGGDGLTAPLPAKAPQAGATSVTAAELLTLDPTSLNDLGVMS; this is translated from the coding sequence ATGGATGAGTTGATCAACGCGATCCGTTTAAATGACTGTGGCTGTTGTGAGGGCATCACCGTTCAAACTCCTGTAGACCACGATAATCGTCCAGGATTAGTAGCGATCGCCTATCGAGTGGGGATGTATTCCCAATTCAAACACAGCTTATTGGCGCAGTTATCAACTCACTCAGCCCTACAAGCATTAACGACACGAGAAGAAGATGATTTTGCGATCGCGCTGTTAGATGCTTGGGCGATCGTTGCCGATGTGCTGACGTTTTATCAAGAAAGAATTGCTAATGAATCTTATTTACGCACAGCAACAGAACGGTTTTCGCTGCTACAACTAGCACGGCTAATTGGCTACCAACTTCGTCCGGGGGTTGCCGCCAGCACCTATCTGGCGTTTACGTTGGAAGATGCTCCGGGCGTGCCGAAAATCGTCACGATTGATGTGGGTTTGAAGGTGCAGAGTGTGCCGGGGAAGGATGAAACGCCCCAAACTTTTGAAACGGTGGAAAAAATCACGGCGCGCACAGAGTGGAATGCCATTAAACCTCGCCTCACCCAACCCCAGATCCTCAGATCAAGCATGGCTGAGATCCGATTTAAGGGATTGAGTACCAATCTCAAGCGAGGAGATGGATTGCTGATTGTGACTGAAACGAATCAAACATTTCGCCGGGTTAAAAGCGTCACCACTGAAAATCTCGCTCAGGAAACTAGAGTGGAACTGGAAGGACTCTCTAATCCATTCACAGCCTTGTCAACCCTTTATAAAACACCTACTTTTGGGTTAGCGACACAACCCCTAAATAACGCCACGATTCAGACTCAAGTTTTGGGCAACAAATGGAATCAAACGACATTAGAATCTTATGCAGAAGTGCAGGGATGGAAGCTAGAAGAGTTTAGTACCGCGATCGCCGCACTTCAGGTCTATCAACCTCCAGCCAATACGGGCGTTTTTGTCTTTCGCTCAACGGCTGCATTGTTTGGCTATAGCGCACCCGATCGCCCCCTTTATGGAGCCGAAGGCATACCTCAGCTTACTGATGGCACATTAAAGTTGCAACCGTGGACTCCTGCTGCAAGCGAGGCGAAAAATCAGCTTTATTTAGACAGTGCCTATGATGGGATTACAGTTGGAAGTTATATTGCGATTCGGCGATCGCCCGATGAGAACTTGATCGTTGCAAAAGTAACACAAGCTGCTACGACTTCCCGAACCGAATATGGCATCAGTGGAAAAACTACTCGCTTAATTATTGATAAAGATTGGTGGAATGCAGGAACTAATGATTTTAATACGATTCGTAAAACGATAGTTTACACCCAAAGTGAACCGCTGATCCTAACAGAAATCCCCATTCCCGATGAAATTAAAGATAACCAAATTACGCTCGATCGCCTCTATGAAGGATTGAAGCCAGGGCATCATCTAATTTTAACGGGTGAGGTGATGAATCCTCAAGGTGTCACCAGAAGCGAAGTCATCACCGTAAAACAGGTTAATACTGTGAGCGGTAATACCGAAATTACCCTCGTGCAGTCGCTCAAAAACATCTACATTCGCAGTACCGTTATCCTCAATGGCAATGCTATTTTAGCGACCCACGGGGAAACGGTGCAAGAGGTGTTGGGTAGCGGTAATGCCAGTCAAGCTTATCAAACATTTACCTTACGGCAACCGCCCTTAACTTATATCAGCAGCGACTCTGCGCCCGGTGGTGCTGCCTCAACCCTGCAAATTCGGGTGAATGAGTTGTTGTGGCATGAAGCCCCGATGTTATATGGACAGCATCGGAGCGATCGCATTTACATCAGTCGGCTAGAAGACAATGGCAAAACGCTCGTAGAATTTGGGGATGGCAAAACTGGGGCGCGGTTGCCAACAGGGCAGGAGAATATTAAAGCCATTTATCGCAAAGGCATTGGCTCAGTGGGGAATGTCAAGGCGGGACAACTGACTACTCTGCTCAGTCGTCCTTTAGGCGTTAAGGGCGTGACGAATCCGGGAGACGCGACGGGGGGAGATCGCCCAGAAACGCGCGATCGCGCCCGCCGCAATGCACCGCTCACCGTTCTCACCTTAGGACGAATTGTCTCGTTACAGGATTACGAAGATTTTGCTAGCGCCTTTATGGGGATTGGCAAAGCGTTGGCAACCTGGACTTGGAACGGGCAATGCCGAGGGGTGTTCGTGACTGTGGCAGGAGCAGGGGGCGCTGCGATCGCACCGGATAGTCAGACCTATCAAAATCTGGTCAGTCAGATGAAAAAATTCAGCGATCCTTATATTCCATTGCAGGTGCAATCCTACCGCAAGGCATTATTCCATCTCAAAGCGAGTCTTAAAATTGATCCAGATTTCATTCCTGAAACCGTTTTAGCTGAGGCTCAAGTTCAAATTAAATCAGCATTCTCATTTGAGATGCGCGCCTTTGGTCAAGGCGTTGCTCTCAGTCAAGTCGTCGCCGTGCTTCAATCGGTTCCGGGTGTAATGGCGATCGATGTAGATGCTCTGTATCGGCTAGATGGTATAGGTGGGGATGGTTTGACTGCACCCTTACCTGCTAAAGCACCCCAAGCCGGAGCCACGAGTGTGACGGCGGCTGAACTACTAACCTTAGATCCAACCTCGCTGAATGATTTGGGGGTGATGTCATGA
- a CDS encoding DUF6519 domain-containing protein, which translates to MKGDFSRQTFDPKKHYSAVLMQQGRVQVDADWNEQQALESFRIETEAIDVIGRCGAPKNNPGFAIAASGTQLSIGQGRYYVDGILCQNEATVTYEQQPDFPDPPNALDGLSKAIAGIIYLDVWQRHLTALDDPQICEVALGGPDTATRLKTVWQVKVLPIPSTDPPVDINCDSSFPDWEKLIAGSTGKLTAQTALPINTDNPCLIPPTAGYQRLENQLYRVEVHQTNPSLTFKWSRDNGSVVTAVQGISGVQVTVQDIGPDEVLGFAIGQWVEIIDDRLELSGQSGQIVRILDIDSAGQVLTMETAPTTLGSTNGIDPTRHPKLRRWDQTGSAATATGIAVTPNTSMALEGGISVQFDSGSFRPGDYWLIPARTATGQIEWLVDGSGNSLPQSPFGIQHHYCRLAIAQLSGEQLKLQDCRPIFPPLTEIDAGESCCVVVHPGEDIQAAINLLPATGGCVCLKTGIHAITQAIRIERSHVTLQGANLGAKVVRSNGINALAIVGTLQQPITDITVEQIQFETVGTNQPITELLDLGIVSFNNCRHLTLIQCQLAITPVTTPPIRVAVVARTPAIGIIAMNSSQSKILANQLNLLSVGIWTEGCAAVEIAQNELNAPTFAQGDSIVPLGLIGINLNISITKALRASDRRNCRIEHNRIENYWVGVNVGEQADNSQIVGNQILRRSPEQFPVDHPLVGDLRIGNEPYLYGIIVKAKNCRIAQNELNLNNVIYGGIRASDAFTQIENNTLTALISGRSSNSLFATVASPPQFIPVAIFLAPLQTPTRIATNSSVIRHNTLLGQLSGIVVLAMEGVEILNNQIEITPDTLLARAIALASSKNATIAGNQIQNAQTGILLLGTVPNLGSGNRLLNNRLNTGTFGILAVGEVALEVSHNVIENMAIAGLIGSGLLESTRLAHNRVTYCGYLSVDSLIGSGIAILNSLTDLCIESCEVLNIGLARDELKQSNPDATWGIVAIAVPFCRISHNAVGYTDLNRLKQLNSDREHRALSLTPPFQPINSNAPQPPIGIATVTDNLFAGLGSSALVQIYGIRFTENDTSAIGFEKVTFSNNVSQHLGNARFTNVSNAANVFIEGQHLIVMGNHIKETPKTRHSFYFNYHVKAVYIGNLTTDNFDAQPSLTTRFVPPSPALGDINAVV; encoded by the coding sequence ATGAAAGGTGATTTTAGCCGTCAAACATTTGATCCTAAAAAGCATTACAGCGCTGTGCTGATGCAACAAGGGCGAGTTCAAGTCGATGCAGATTGGAACGAACAGCAAGCACTCGAATCATTTCGCATTGAAACAGAGGCGATTGACGTCATCGGTCGCTGCGGTGCGCCTAAGAATAATCCAGGGTTTGCGATCGCAGCATCGGGAACACAGTTGTCTATTGGTCAAGGACGCTATTACGTAGATGGCATTCTCTGCCAAAATGAAGCAACGGTGACTTATGAGCAACAACCCGATTTTCCAGATCCTCCCAATGCATTGGATGGCTTATCGAAGGCGATCGCCGGAATCATTTATCTCGATGTTTGGCAACGTCATTTAACCGCATTAGATGATCCTCAGATCTGCGAAGTGGCACTGGGTGGCCCAGACACCGCGACAAGGCTCAAGACTGTTTGGCAGGTGAAGGTGTTACCCATTCCGTCCACCGATCCACCTGTAGACATCAATTGCGATAGTTCATTCCCCGATTGGGAAAAGCTGATCGCAGGCAGCACCGGCAAGCTCACCGCCCAAACAGCTTTGCCCATAAATACCGATAATCCTTGTTTAATTCCGCCGACTGCGGGCTATCAACGCCTCGAAAATCAGCTTTACCGGGTGGAAGTCCATCAAACGAATCCCAGTCTTACCTTCAAATGGTCACGAGATAATGGTTCTGTTGTCACTGCCGTTCAAGGCATCAGCGGTGTGCAGGTAACGGTACAGGATATCGGCCCGGATGAAGTGCTAGGATTTGCGATCGGGCAATGGGTTGAAATTATCGACGATCGCCTAGAACTGAGCGGTCAATCTGGACAGATCGTCAGAATTTTAGACATTGACTCAGCCGGACAAGTGCTGACAATGGAAACCGCACCCACGACGCTGGGCAGCACAAATGGCATTGATCCCACTCGCCATCCGAAGCTGCGGCGCTGGGATCAGACTGGATCTGCTGCAACGGCAACCGGAATTGCTGTGACTCCTAATACATCAATGGCCTTAGAAGGCGGCATTTCTGTGCAATTTGACAGTGGCAGCTTTCGCCCCGGAGACTACTGGCTGATTCCAGCGCGAACTGCCACCGGACAAATTGAGTGGCTAGTCGATGGATCGGGCAATTCCTTGCCGCAGTCGCCCTTTGGCATTCAGCATCACTACTGCCGTTTAGCGATCGCCCAACTCAGTGGTGAACAACTGAAGCTGCAAGACTGCCGCCCAATTTTTCCACCCCTGACTGAAATTGACGCAGGTGAAAGCTGCTGTGTCGTGGTGCATCCCGGCGAGGATATTCAAGCCGCAATCAATCTGTTGCCTGCCACAGGCGGTTGTGTCTGTCTTAAAACAGGCATCCATGCCATTACCCAAGCCATTCGCATCGAACGCTCCCATGTTACCCTGCAAGGCGCAAATTTGGGAGCCAAAGTCGTGCGCTCGAACGGGATCAATGCCTTGGCGATCGTTGGGACATTGCAACAGCCCATTACCGACATCACGGTGGAACAGATTCAGTTTGAAACAGTAGGCACTAACCAACCCATCACCGAACTACTCGATTTGGGTATCGTCTCGTTCAACAATTGTCGCCATCTGACACTGATCCAATGCCAACTGGCGATCACCCCCGTAACCACTCCCCCCATTCGCGTAGCAGTAGTTGCGCGGACCCCCGCTATTGGCATCATTGCTATGAACAGCAGCCAGTCTAAAATTTTAGCCAATCAGTTGAACTTACTTTCGGTTGGCATCTGGACGGAAGGTTGCGCCGCTGTAGAAATTGCCCAGAACGAGTTAAATGCCCCAACCTTTGCCCAAGGCGATTCAATTGTGCCATTGGGCTTGATCGGTATCAATCTTAATATCTCAATTACCAAAGCACTTCGAGCCAGCGACAGACGGAATTGCCGCATTGAACATAATAGAATTGAAAACTACTGGGTAGGAGTGAATGTTGGCGAACAAGCGGATAACTCTCAGATTGTCGGCAACCAAATTCTGCGGCGATCGCCCGAGCAATTCCCCGTCGATCATCCCCTTGTCGGCGACCTCCGCATCGGCAACGAACCCTACCTTTACGGCATCATTGTTAAAGCCAAAAATTGCCGCATCGCTCAGAACGAACTGAACCTAAACAACGTCATTTACGGTGGTATTCGAGCCTCTGATGCCTTCACCCAGATTGAAAACAACACACTCACCGCTCTAATTTCAGGTCGCTCCAGCAATTCCCTGTTCGCCACTGTTGCCTCTCCACCTCAATTCATCCCTGTTGCCATTTTTCTGGCACCGTTGCAAACTCCAACGCGCATCGCCACCAATTCCAGTGTGATTCGCCACAATACCCTGTTGGGGCAGCTCAGTGGCATTGTCGTATTGGCAATGGAGGGCGTAGAAATCCTCAATAATCAAATTGAAATTACACCTGATACACTACTAGCGAGGGCGATCGCCCTCGCTAGTAGCAAAAACGCCACCATAGCAGGCAACCAGATCCAAAATGCCCAAACTGGGATCTTGCTCTTGGGCACTGTCCCCAATCTGGGTTCAGGAAATCGACTGCTAAACAATCGACTCAACACAGGCACATTTGGCATTCTGGCGGTTGGGGAGGTGGCATTAGAAGTGTCTCACAATGTTATAGAAAATATGGCGATCGCTGGCTTAATTGGATCTGGACTTTTAGAATCTACCCGCCTCGCCCACAATCGCGTCACCTACTGCGGCTACCTCTCGGTCGATTCCCTCATCGGCTCAGGAATTGCCATCCTCAACAGCTTGACTGACCTGTGCATCGAATCCTGCGAAGTTCTCAACATTGGTTTAGCGCGAGATGAGTTGAAGCAGTCAAATCCCGATGCAACTTGGGGAATTGTGGCGATCGCAGTGCCTTTCTGCCGCATCAGTCACAACGCCGTTGGCTACACTGATTTAAACCGACTCAAACAACTCAATTCTGACAGAGAACATCGCGCTCTAAGTTTGACTCCGCCCTTCCAACCCATTAACTCCAACGCTCCACAACCCCCAATCGGCATCGCCACTGTCACCGATAACCTTTTTGCGGGCTTAGGGTCATCAGCCCTCGTACAAATTTATGGTATCCGGTTCACCGAAAATGACACTAGTGCGATCGGTTTTGAAAAAGTGACCTTCAGCAATAACGTCAGCCAACATTTAGGCAATGCTAGATTCACAAACGTTTCTAATGCAGCCAACGTCTTTATTGAAGGTCAACACCTAATTGTCATGGGTAACCACATTAAAGAAACGCCTAAAACCCGCCATTCCTTCTATTTCAACTACCATGTAAAAGCAGTCTATATTGGCAACCTAACCACCGATAATTTTGATGCACAACCCTCCCTTACCACTCGGTTTGTGCCACCGTCACCCGCATTGGGCGACATCAATGCCGTTGTTTGA